A genomic stretch from Planctomycetaceae bacterium includes:
- the ftrA gene encoding transcriptional regulator FtrA, which produces MSPKNLNVVAVAYDRIAFFEFGIAVEVFGLPRPDISPWYHFTTCTAESGPIRTLAGISLQIDKGLKTLGNAGTIIIPGWRDINERPPETLLRSLRRAHDRGARIMSLCSGAFVLAAAGLLDGRSATTHWRYADRLQRDYPDTQVDPKVLYIDGGNILTAAGSAAGIDLCLHLVRRDFGAEIANKVARRLVVPPHRDGGQAQFIDRPVTKCEDTRLASLQQWLLMHLSDEHSIESMADRASMSSRTFARRFRDQTGTTPAKWLAFERIKLAQRLLETTSLSVDQIAARSGFASAQLLRIHFLRITGRTPTAYRSAFRQHSTKPVS; this is translated from the coding sequence ATGTCGCCGAAGAACCTCAATGTCGTGGCAGTCGCATATGATCGAATCGCCTTTTTCGAATTCGGAATCGCCGTGGAAGTGTTCGGTCTGCCGCGGCCCGATATCAGTCCGTGGTATCACTTCACGACATGTACCGCAGAATCAGGCCCAATCAGAACTCTGGCCGGAATCTCACTGCAGATCGACAAGGGACTGAAGACGCTCGGCAATGCCGGAACGATCATCATCCCCGGCTGGCGAGACATCAACGAACGGCCTCCTGAAACTCTGCTTCGCTCCCTCCGCCGTGCCCATGATCGAGGAGCAAGAATCATGTCGTTGTGTTCCGGGGCGTTTGTGTTGGCGGCGGCTGGATTGCTGGACGGTCGTTCCGCAACAACGCACTGGCGTTACGCCGATCGACTTCAACGTGACTACCCCGACACTCAAGTGGACCCAAAGGTTCTGTACATCGATGGCGGAAATATTTTAACTGCCGCCGGCAGCGCTGCCGGAATTGATTTGTGTCTGCATCTGGTCCGTCGAGACTTCGGGGCGGAGATCGCCAACAAGGTGGCTCGCCGTTTGGTCGTTCCTCCTCATCGCGATGGCGGACAGGCTCAATTTATTGATCGACCCGTTACAAAGTGCGAGGACACTCGCCTTGCGTCGTTGCAGCAGTGGCTTTTAATGCATTTGTCGGACGAACACTCTATCGAATCAATGGCCGACAGAGCCAGCATGAGCAGCCGCACCTTCGCGCGTCGATTTCGAGACCAGACCGGCACGACGCCCGCGAAGTGGCTGGCCTTTGAACGCATCAAACTGGCTCAACGCCTGCTGGAAACAACCTCACTGAGCGTTGATCAAATCGCCGCACGATCTGGGTTCGCTTCCGCCCAGTTGCTGCGAATTCACTTCCTGAGAATCACCGGCCGAACTCCGACGGCCTATCGATCCGCTTTTCGACAACATTCGACAAAGCCAGTCTCATAG
- a CDS encoding rhodanese-like domain-containing protein, whose protein sequence is MRIKSQVTAIDAATPETALAHFQTRMTFETDCWDVHHSIENDVANFVLLDVRSESLFNAGHVPTAVHLAHSQIRTETLPPLPAGGIYVVYCAGPHCNGANKAAIRIALLGLPVKEMIGGIEGWKDEGFELVSD, encoded by the coding sequence ATGCGAATTAAATCACAAGTGACGGCGATCGACGCAGCCACACCGGAAACTGCGCTGGCTCATTTCCAGACAAGGATGACGTTCGAAACTGATTGCTGGGACGTTCACCATTCGATCGAAAACGATGTTGCGAATTTTGTACTGCTGGATGTGCGATCCGAAAGTTTGTTCAACGCCGGGCACGTTCCCACCGCCGTTCATCTGGCTCATTCTCAGATTCGAACCGAGACGCTTCCTCCCTTGCCAGCCGGCGGAATTTACGTTGTGTACTGTGCAGGACCACACTGCAACGGAGCCAACAAGGCGGCCATCAGAATCGCTCTGCTGGGCCTGCCAGTCAAGGAAATGATCGGCGGTATCGAAGGCTGGAAGGACGAAGGCTTTGAACTTGTTTCCGACTAA
- a CDS encoding aminotransferase class I/II-fold pyridoxal phosphate-dependent enzyme produces MTQLRNSVLLDQASRCVAHEHDPSQGLVQPIYTSTSYHYLDEAAQPYPRYFNTPNQESVSRKIAAIENAEAAIVFNSGMAAISTCVLSLVRPGDHLLMLRGLYGGTHSFLVSELTKWGVDFDFAANIEEFATKCRPNTVLAYIESPTNPCLDILDLRAMVQFARDAGVLTVIDNTFASPINQNPIDFGIDLVVHSGTKYLGGHSDLTSGAVVGSRNLLDRVAEQARKFGGALNPQDCHLLERSLKTLDVRVTRQNENAMAVATFLQSHHAVTRILYPGLSSHPEHALAKTQMRGFGGMMAFELHPNQPIREFLTRLKLITPAMSLGGVESIISIPALTSHKYVSEDDRRQSGVTPNLLRLSIGIESPRDLIADLDQAIEKSSQDAS; encoded by the coding sequence ATGACACAACTCAGAAATTCTGTATTGCTTGATCAGGCGAGTCGATGCGTCGCTCACGAACATGATCCGTCACAGGGATTGGTGCAACCCATTTACACGTCGACGTCGTATCATTATCTGGACGAAGCGGCTCAGCCTTACCCTCGCTACTTTAACACGCCAAATCAGGAGTCCGTCTCCAGAAAGATTGCAGCGATCGAAAATGCCGAGGCGGCTATCGTGTTCAATTCGGGAATGGCGGCGATCAGCACCTGCGTGTTGTCGCTGGTGAGGCCCGGTGATCATCTTCTGATGCTGCGAGGCTTATACGGCGGAACGCATTCGTTTCTGGTCAGCGAATTGACGAAGTGGGGAGTTGACTTTGACTTTGCTGCCAACATCGAAGAATTCGCCACAAAGTGTCGTCCGAATACGGTGCTGGCCTACATCGAGTCTCCGACAAACCCGTGCCTTGACATTCTTGATCTGCGCGCAATGGTGCAGTTTGCTCGTGATGCAGGAGTGCTGACGGTCATCGACAACACATTCGCATCGCCGATCAACCAGAATCCAATCGACTTTGGCATTGATCTGGTCGTGCACAGCGGAACAAAGTATCTCGGCGGGCACAGCGATCTCACAAGCGGCGCGGTTGTTGGCAGCAGGAATTTGCTCGACCGCGTTGCTGAGCAGGCAAGAAAATTTGGCGGCGCACTCAATCCGCAGGATTGTCACTTGCTGGAGCGAAGTCTCAAGACGCTGGACGTTCGAGTGACTCGTCAAAACGAGAACGCGATGGCTGTTGCCACGTTTCTGCAATCGCATCATGCAGTCACAAGGATCTTGTATCCCGGTCTCAGTTCACACCCGGAACACGCGCTTGCCAAAACGCAGATGCGAGGTTTTGGCGGAATGATGGCCTTTGAACTGCATCCTAATCAGCCGATTCGTGAGTTTCTGACCAGGCTGAAACTGATTACACCTGCGATGAGCCTGGGCGGCGTGGAATCGATTATCAGTATTCCAGCATTGACTTCACACAAATACGTCAGTGAAGACGACCGCCGGCAAAGTGGTGTGACTCCCAACTTGTTGCGACTATCGATTGGAATCGAAAGTCCGCGTGACCTGATAGCGGATCTCGATCAGGCAATCGAAAAGTCTTCGCAAGATGCCAGCTAA
- a CDS encoding PhzF family phenazine biosynthesis protein encodes MKTSIVDSFTNVPFKGNPAGVCQVDRELTDEVMLLIAQELGLSETVFVRPVDADRFSVRFFSPKMEIPLCGHATLAAAKVVLSDSAPTEICFLTQQGLSLRVSRQGDWLRMEFPVYQTQPADAPSQLLAALGLDQILASAFNQETQILMLEIESTEVLANLQPDFAALQASHDGINGVLVTAAAVNGPYDFHSRYFWPWSGTNEDPVTGGTHTFLAPYWARRLGKSKLNSFQASKRTGFMTVELLSDTLLSITGQAVIVMSGQLTVM; translated from the coding sequence ATGAAAACCAGCATCGTTGATTCGTTCACGAATGTACCGTTCAAGGGGAATCCGGCGGGCGTTTGTCAGGTGGACAGAGAGCTGACCGATGAGGTGATGTTGTTGATCGCTCAGGAACTTGGACTTTCGGAGACCGTGTTTGTCAGACCAGTCGATGCTGACCGATTTTCGGTCCGCTTCTTTTCGCCCAAAATGGAGATTCCATTGTGCGGACACGCAACCCTGGCCGCGGCGAAGGTCGTTTTATCTGATTCGGCTCCGACCGAAATCTGTTTTTTGACTCAACAGGGGCTAAGTCTGCGAGTTTCTCGGCAAGGCGATTGGCTTCGCATGGAATTTCCGGTCTACCAAACTCAGCCTGCCGATGCGCCTTCACAACTGCTTGCCGCACTCGGGCTGGATCAGATTCTCGCATCTGCGTTTAATCAGGAGACGCAGATCCTGATGCTGGAGATCGAATCAACAGAAGTGCTGGCCAATCTTCAGCCCGACTTCGCGGCATTGCAGGCTTCCCATGATGGCATTAACGGGGTGTTGGTGACTGCGGCCGCTGTGAATGGGCCCTACGACTTTCATTCGCGTTATTTCTGGCCATGGAGTGGAACCAACGAAGATCCTGTCACCGGCGGAACACACACGTTCCTCGCTCCCTATTGGGCCAGGCGACTTGGCAAGTCGAAGCTGAATTCGTTTCAGGCGTCGAAACGAACCGGTTTCATGACGGTAGAATTGTTGAGCGACACATTGCTATCCATCACTGGTCAGGCTGTGATCGTGATGTCTGGTCAACTCACGGTGATGTGA